In a genomic window of Gloeocapsopsis dulcis:
- the secG gene encoding preprotein translocase subunit SecG encodes MTVYNIVEVLWVISAIGLTVLVLLHSPKGDGIAAIGGQAQLFSSTKSAETTLNRVTWTLAVLFLGLTVVLSANWLTR; translated from the coding sequence ATGACAGTTTACAACATTGTAGAAGTCCTTTGGGTAATATCTGCGATTGGTTTAACAGTTTTGGTACTCTTACATAGTCCCAAAGGTGATGGGATTGCTGCGATCGGCGGACAAGCGCAATTATTTAGTAGCACTAAAAGTGCGGAAACTACCCTGAATCGTGTTACTTGGACACTCGCGGTGCTTTTTCTGGGTTTAACTGTTGTTCTTAGTGCCAATTGGTTAACTCGATAA
- a CDS encoding peptidase, whose translation MRIKSALRQIFFIWGLAAIAALLVVLHGNSAGSNSLVIAVETPQSQSSELASLPSAKPHPLPATLAQWHDQTNSGDYFQEVNPTRLGYLIWSQFPIKIYIQQPHPDNDADILKSWANEVLQAIQEWSIYLPLQVIEQPEVADIKIIRFSPPLRIAPNQVPRARSAETSYEFYISSNNVLSHRCSILLSPSQAGQYLQAAVRHEFGHALGIWGHSLLQSDALYFAQVRNPPPISARDVNTLKRIYEQPTQLGWTLSTIDD comes from the coding sequence ATGCGAATTAAGTCTGCTTTACGGCAGATATTTTTTATCTGGGGATTAGCTGCGATCGCAGCACTTTTAGTTGTTTTACATGGCAATAGTGCTGGCAGCAACTCGTTGGTTATCGCAGTAGAAACACCCCAATCACAATCGAGTGAATTAGCCTCCTTACCAAGTGCAAAGCCACATCCTCTTCCCGCTACTTTAGCTCAGTGGCACGATCAAACTAACAGTGGTGATTATTTTCAAGAGGTCAACCCAACGAGACTTGGCTACTTGATCTGGTCGCAGTTTCCGATTAAGATTTATATCCAACAGCCACACCCAGACAATGATGCGGATATCCTAAAAAGCTGGGCAAATGAAGTTTTACAAGCAATTCAAGAGTGGAGCATCTATTTACCTTTGCAAGTGATAGAACAACCCGAAGTCGCTGACATCAAAATCATACGCTTCTCTCCTCCATTGAGAATTGCCCCTAATCAAGTGCCACGAGCACGTTCTGCAGAAACAAGCTACGAGTTTTACATTAGCAGCAACAATGTTTTGTCACATCGTTGCTCTATTTTGTTAAGTCCTAGTCAAGCAGGTCAATACCTCCAAGCCGCAGTACGTCATGAGTTCGGTCATGCATTAGGAATTTGGGGACATAGTTTATTACAGAGTGATGCTTTATACTTTGCTCAAGTACGTAATCCACCACCCATCTCTGCTAGAGATGTGAATACGCTCAAGCGTATCTATGAACAACCAACACAATTAGGATGGACATTATCAACTATCGACGATTAG
- a CDS encoding glycosyltransferase family 4 protein, translating to MHIAWIGKKSPFCGNVTYSREVTNALLERGHQVSFLHFAQEEAEPDNWPDCPEVSLPFLYKSQVYTIPTLKAAKVLSQSLRQLKPDLVHASLTLSPLDFLLPDICGELNLPLIATFHTPFAGKGAKLKSGTQMLAYQLYAPFLMNYDRVIVFSQVQRELLSRLGLLPDNIAVIPNGVEIHKYSPGSSKIKARFNAKRLFVYQGRLAPEKNVEPLLRAWKYSEMHPESKLLVVGDGPLTLSLEPFYGPEHGIHWLGFVAEEEQRIEILQGCDVFILPSLVEGLSISLLEAMACGVACLATDVGADGEVLEGGAGVILTPRRVESQLRTLLPLFQDHPELTTLLGQKARQRVIERYTLSQNITQLEKLYAQVLEQQHFHLSRGA from the coding sequence ATGCATATTGCCTGGATTGGAAAAAAATCACCCTTTTGTGGCAATGTCACGTATAGCCGAGAAGTCACCAATGCTTTGTTGGAACGGGGACATCAAGTCAGCTTTCTGCACTTTGCGCAAGAGGAAGCAGAGCCAGATAACTGGCCCGATTGTCCAGAAGTTTCTTTACCATTTCTGTACAAATCCCAAGTTTATACAATTCCAACTCTCAAAGCTGCCAAGGTCTTGAGTCAATCTTTACGGCAACTCAAACCTGACTTAGTGCATGCGTCGTTAACGTTGTCCCCACTTGACTTTCTCTTACCAGATATCTGTGGAGAATTGAATTTGCCACTGATTGCAACTTTTCATACTCCTTTTGCTGGCAAGGGAGCAAAGCTCAAATCGGGAACACAGATGTTGGCTTATCAACTCTATGCTCCATTTTTGATGAACTACGATCGCGTCATCGTTTTTTCTCAGGTGCAACGTGAGTTATTATCTCGATTGGGACTATTACCAGACAATATTGCTGTTATTCCCAATGGAGTAGAGATCCATAAATATTCTCCTGGTTCATCAAAAATCAAGGCAAGGTTCAACGCCAAGCGCTTATTTGTTTATCAAGGTCGCCTTGCTCCAGAGAAGAACGTAGAGCCACTGCTGCGTGCCTGGAAGTATTCAGAAATGCATCCAGAGAGTAAATTGCTAGTTGTGGGAGATGGTCCTTTAACGCTCTCGCTAGAACCCTTCTATGGACCTGAGCATGGTATTCATTGGCTAGGCTTTGTTGCCGAAGAAGAACAGCGAATTGAAATTCTCCAAGGTTGTGACGTATTTATTTTGCCATCTTTGGTCGAAGGACTTTCAATTTCCCTGCTAGAGGCTATGGCTTGTGGTGTCGCTTGTCTAGCGACTGATGTTGGTGCAGATGGAGAAGTTTTAGAAGGAGGTGCTGGTGTTATTCTCACTCCACGTCGAGTAGAATCGCAGCTACGAACCTTGCTGCCACTTTTCCAAGATCACCCTGAGTTGACAACTCTCTTAGGTCAAAAAGCACGCCAGCGAGTTATAGAACGCTATACACTTAGCCAAAATATCACTCAGCTAGAAAAGCTGTATGCTCAAGTTTTGGAGCAACAACATTTTCATTTGAGTCGCGGGGCTTAA